One part of the Perognathus longimembris pacificus isolate PPM17 chromosome 10, ASM2315922v1, whole genome shotgun sequence genome encodes these proteins:
- the LOC125358020 gene encoding CDGSH iron-sulfur domain-containing protein 1-like, with translation MGLISDSGLRVEWIAAVTIAAGTAALGYLAYKRFYVKDHRSKTMVNLHIQKDNPKIVHAFDMEDLGDKAVYCRCWRSKKFPFCDGTHTKHNEETGDNVGPLIIKKKET, from the coding sequence ATGGGTCTGATTTCCGATTCCGGCCTGCGAGTGGAATGGATTGCAGCAGTTACCATTGCTGCTGGTACAGCAGCCCTTGGTTACCTCGCTTACAAAAGATTCTATGTTAAAGATCACCGCAGTAAGACCATGGTAAACCTTCACATCCAGAAAGACAACCCCAAGATAGTCCATGCTTTTGACATGGAAGATTTGGGAGACAAAGCTGTGTACTGCCGTTGTTGGAGATCCAAAAAGTTCCCATTCTGTGATGGGACCCACACTAAACACAACGAAGAGACTGGGGACAACGTGGGACCTCTGATcatcaagaagaaagaaacttaa